The Shewanella japonica genome has a window encoding:
- a CDS encoding P-II family nitrogen regulator, whose translation MKLVSAIIKPFKLDDVREAIAGMGIEGMTVTEVKGFGRQKGHTELYRGAEYQVDFLPKVKLEIATKSENLDMLIEAITTAAHTGKIGDGKIFVTDLEQAIRIRTGELDNEAL comes from the coding sequence ATGAAACTCGTCAGCGCTATCATCAAGCCGTTTAAATTGGATGATGTCCGAGAAGCAATTGCAGGAATGGGCATTGAGGGAATGACTGTTACTGAAGTTAAAGGCTTTGGACGTCAAAAAGGTCACACAGAACTTTATCGTGGCGCAGAATATCAAGTTGATTTTCTTCCTAAAGTAAAATTAGAAATTGCGACAAAATCTGAAAATTTAGACATGTTAATTGAAGCTATCACAACAGCAGCTCACACCGGCAAGATTGGTGACGGCAAAATTTTCGTAACTGATCTTGAACAAGCAATCCGTATTCGTACGGGTGAGCTTGATAACGAAGCATTATAA
- a CDS encoding ammonium transporter — translation MEELAALGTTVTELRFALDTFYFLISGALVMWMAAGFAMLEAGLVRSKNTTEILTKNVCLYSIACVMYLLVGYNIMYVNNVEAGWLPSFGSLIGSQSADADHALESDFFFQVVFVATAMSIVSGAVAERMKLWSFLLFSVVLTGVIYPIEGYWTWGGGFISAAGFVDFAGSGIVHMAGAAAAIAGVLLLGARKGKYGANGAVNPIPGSNLPMATLGMFILWMGWFGFNGGSQLLVSDAENASAVAKIFVNTNSAAAFGAVSALIVCKIVWGKADLTMILNGALAGLVAITADPLSPSLLMSAVIGVVAGGVVIFSIVGFDRIKIDDPVGAISVHGVCGFLGLMLVPLSNADASFGSQLFGAVAIFTWVFAASFAVWFVLKATVGIRVTEEEEYNGMDASDCGVDAYPEFVSIKSAG, via the coding sequence ATGGAAGAGTTAGCAGCGTTAGGAACAACAGTAACAGAATTACGATTTGCACTAGATACATTCTACTTTTTGATTTCAGGTGCGTTAGTGATGTGGATGGCAGCAGGTTTTGCCATGCTTGAAGCGGGTTTAGTTCGTTCAAAGAACACCACTGAAATTTTAACTAAAAACGTTTGTTTATATTCAATTGCCTGTGTCATGTACCTACTTGTCGGTTACAACATTATGTATGTTAATAATGTTGAAGCGGGTTGGTTACCTTCATTTGGTTCATTAATAGGGTCACAATCAGCCGATGCGGATCACGCACTTGAGTCAGATTTCTTCTTCCAAGTTGTGTTTGTCGCTACTGCAATGTCGATTGTGTCTGGTGCTGTTGCTGAGCGTATGAAACTATGGTCATTTTTACTTTTCTCAGTGGTATTAACAGGTGTTATTTACCCAATTGAAGGATACTGGACATGGGGTGGTGGTTTCATTTCTGCTGCTGGTTTTGTTGATTTTGCTGGTAGTGGTATCGTGCACATGGCTGGTGCAGCAGCAGCGATTGCTGGCGTACTGTTACTTGGGGCTCGTAAAGGGAAATATGGCGCGAATGGCGCAGTAAACCCAATTCCTGGTTCAAACTTACCAATGGCGACATTAGGTATGTTTATCCTATGGATGGGGTGGTTTGGTTTTAACGGTGGTTCTCAGTTATTAGTATCAGATGCTGAAAATGCATCAGCAGTAGCAAAAATCTTTGTTAACACAAACTCTGCAGCCGCATTTGGTGCAGTATCAGCACTCATTGTTTGTAAAATTGTTTGGGGTAAAGCTGATTTAACCATGATTTTAAATGGTGCATTAGCTGGTTTAGTAGCTATTACCGCTGACCCATTATCACCTTCATTATTGATGTCTGCAGTTATCGGTGTCGTTGCTGGTGGTGTGGTTATTTTCTCAATCGTTGGTTTTGACCGTATTAAAATCGATGACCCAGTAGGTGCAATTTCAGTGCATGGTGTATGTGGTTTCCTAGGCTTAATGCTAGTGCCATTATCAAATGCTGATGCAAGCTTTGGCTCGCAGTTATTTGGTGCTGTAGCAATCTTCACTTGGGTATTTGCCGCTTCATTTGCTGTTTGGTTTGTCCTTAAAGCAACTGTTGGTATTCGTGTTACTGAAGAAGAAGAGTATAACGGTATGGATGCATCAGACTGTGGTGTTGATGCATACCCAGAGTTTGTATCGATTAAATCAGCGGGTTAA
- a CDS encoding tetratricopeptide repeat protein, translating into MFQKYENNKKNNNAILPRNNIQLSLCLALLLPLFLFGCSSTQTHQSSANATELFNDSYFTPTAIPATETIYELPEGMVNEIKKAYARSGGVVGNKKPVNVWLAEYIDAENGGFEYRDHYTRMASVTAQERAGNCMSLVVLSTAIAEALNVPVKYQDIDVEPIWDRRGGFYLVNGHVNMKLLHRDDINSYSFRGSEILVDFLPERSIRAYRIKQINKQTLSSMYFNNVAAEALVKNEYDLAYALSKRAIELDPYYVNSINTLAVIYRHKGLNKLAEQAYRHVLQLEPENITTLYNLALILGEQNRLDEWQQVHKVLELARIKNPFYYFDMAQQAYFEKQYQEALVWYKRAVERADYRHEFYFGLSRAYWATGDERRAKKNMKKALDLSIDEVNQHRYKGKLQAMMRH; encoded by the coding sequence ATGTTTCAAAAATATGAAAATAACAAAAAAAATAATAATGCAATTTTACCTCGCAATAATATACAGCTAAGCCTTTGTTTGGCATTGCTATTACCTCTCTTTCTTTTTGGCTGCTCTAGCACTCAAACCCATCAAAGTTCAGCCAATGCCACGGAGTTGTTTAATGACAGCTATTTCACACCAACGGCAATACCAGCAACAGAAACAATCTATGAGTTACCTGAGGGCATGGTTAATGAGATTAAGAAAGCGTATGCCCGCTCAGGTGGAGTTGTTGGAAATAAAAAGCCGGTTAATGTTTGGCTTGCTGAGTACATTGATGCAGAAAATGGTGGATTTGAATATCGTGATCATTATACGCGAATGGCCAGCGTTACCGCACAAGAACGAGCAGGCAATTGCATGTCTTTAGTTGTGCTGTCCACTGCAATAGCTGAGGCATTAAATGTCCCTGTTAAGTATCAAGACATAGATGTCGAGCCTATTTGGGATAGACGTGGCGGTTTTTATCTTGTTAATGGTCATGTGAATATGAAGCTGCTCCATCGAGACGACATCAACTCATACAGCTTTAGAGGGTCTGAAATTTTAGTCGACTTTTTACCTGAGCGTTCAATTAGAGCCTATAGAATAAAGCAGATAAACAAGCAGACTTTATCGAGTATGTACTTCAATAACGTTGCAGCAGAAGCATTAGTTAAAAACGAGTATGACTTAGCTTATGCACTATCTAAAAGAGCGATAGAATTAGATCCATATTATGTAAATAGCATTAATACCTTAGCTGTGATTTATCGCCATAAAGGTTTAAACAAACTCGCAGAGCAAGCGTATCGGCATGTATTACAGCTTGAGCCTGAGAACATTACGACTTTATATAACTTAGCCTTGATATTAGGTGAACAAAACAGATTAGATGAATGGCAACAAGTACATAAAGTATTGGAGCTTGCACGGATTAAAAACCCTTTCTACTACTTTGATATGGCGCAACAAGCTTATTTTGAAAAGCAGTATCAAGAGGCGCTAGTCTGGTATAAGCGCGCGGTTGAAAGAGCCGACTATCGACATGAGTTTTATTTTGGCCTGTCTCGCGCTTACTGGGCGACAGGTGATGAGAGGCGTGCTAAAAAGAATATGAAAAAAGCACTGGATTTGAGTATTGATGAAGTAAACCAACATCGCTACAAAGGTAAGTTGCAAGCTATGATGCGCCATTAG
- the aroG gene encoding 3-deoxy-7-phosphoheptulonate synthase AroG, producing the protein MYYQNDDVRIDEIKELLPPIAILERFPASETASATVFNARDGIHRILNRQDDRLLVVIGPCSIHDPVAALDYGKRLLALREKYKDQLEIVMRVYFEKPRTTVGWKGLINDPYMDNSFKLNDGLRTARKLLVDLNEAGIPTAGEFLDMITPQYVADMMCWGAIGARTTESQVHRELASGLSSPVGFKNGTDGTIKVAIDAIGAASAPHHFLSVTKFGHSAIVSTKGNPDCHIILRGGKEPNYSQTHVAAIESQLEKAKLAANIMIDFSHANSSKDFKKQMLVAEDVANQISAGNQNIFGVMVESNIEEGRQDLVVGKALCYGQSITDACIGWADTESLLETLSQSVQKRRS; encoded by the coding sequence ATGTATTACCAAAATGATGACGTTAGAATTGATGAAATAAAAGAACTATTGCCTCCAATTGCCATTTTAGAGCGATTTCCAGCATCAGAAACTGCATCAGCAACAGTCTTTAACGCACGTGATGGCATTCACCGTATTTTAAATAGACAAGATGATCGTCTACTTGTCGTTATAGGCCCTTGTTCTATCCACGACCCTGTTGCCGCGTTGGATTATGGTAAGCGCTTATTAGCATTACGTGAAAAATATAAAGATCAGCTTGAAATCGTTATGCGAGTGTATTTTGAAAAGCCACGTACAACTGTTGGTTGGAAAGGTTTAATTAATGATCCTTACATGGACAATAGCTTTAAATTAAATGATGGTTTACGTACTGCACGCAAACTTCTCGTTGATTTAAACGAAGCTGGTATTCCTACCGCGGGTGAGTTCCTCGATATGATTACACCACAATATGTGGCGGATATGATGTGTTGGGGTGCAATTGGAGCTCGTACTACTGAGTCTCAAGTTCACCGTGAGTTAGCATCGGGTTTATCAAGCCCTGTCGGGTTTAAAAATGGTACTGACGGCACAATTAAAGTCGCTATCGATGCTATTGGGGCAGCAAGTGCACCTCATCACTTTTTATCAGTGACCAAGTTTGGTCACTCAGCCATTGTATCGACAAAAGGTAACCCTGACTGTCATATCATTCTTCGAGGCGGTAAAGAGCCAAACTACAGTCAAACTCATGTAGCAGCGATTGAAAGCCAACTAGAGAAAGCCAAGCTTGCAGCTAATATTATGATTGATTTTAGTCACGCTAATAGCAGTAAGGATTTTAAAAAGCAGATGTTAGTGGCAGAGGATGTGGCTAATCAGATTAGTGCGGGCAATCAGAATATTTTTGGTGTGATGGTTGAAAGTAATATCGAAGAAGGTCGCCAAGATTTAGTTGTTGGTAAAGCGCTTTGTTACGGTCAAAGTATTACTGATGCTTGTATTGGGTGGGCCGATACCGAAAGCTTATTAGAGACACTTAGCCAAAGCGTACAAAAACGTCGCAGCTAA
- a CDS encoding ABCB family ABC transporter ATP-binding protein/permease, which produces MRPSLYFDGPVGKLNWKVVGLLWPYLFEFKGRIFLAMLCLVVAKLASVGLPFILKDLVDSLDAQKTATIVAVPIALVLAYGSVRFLNVIIGEIRDTLFGRVTERAIRRLGLAVFEHLHRLDLDFHLDRRTGGLSRDIERGTSGVSFLMRFMVFNIVPTLLEISLVIIIFFINYGIGFALITLIAVVAYIGYSIVATEWRTGFVRDAANADSLSNTRAVDSLLNYETVKYFNNERYESQRYDEALDQWEVAKRKNRLSLFALNAGQALIIAVAMTAMMGLAAYEVTEGNMTLGDFVLINAFMMQLFIPLNFLGFVYREIRGALANIERMFSLLDKVPAIQDIPSASNVTPTQGELAFNHICFNYDERSILKDVSFSIPAGQKVAVVGESGAGKSTLIKLLFRFYDVDSGLITIDGHDIKQLTQQALRQSIAIVPQDTVLFNDTIYNNILYGQPTATDEALKEAVHLANLTDFIESLPQKWQTKVGERGLKLSGGEKQRVSIARAILKATPILVFDEATSSLDSQSEQAILSALKVAAKGHTSLVVAHRLSTIVDADKIVVLSEGRIAEQGTHKALLSQNGVYAKLWRIQNEQTITH; this is translated from the coding sequence ATGAGACCCTCTTTATATTTTGATGGCCCTGTTGGCAAACTTAACTGGAAAGTTGTGGGGCTATTGTGGCCTTACTTATTCGAGTTCAAAGGGCGTATTTTTCTGGCAATGTTATGTCTTGTTGTTGCCAAACTTGCCAGTGTGGGCCTACCGTTTATTTTAAAAGATTTGGTTGATAGCTTAGATGCTCAAAAAACGGCAACAATCGTGGCCGTGCCTATTGCTTTGGTGTTGGCTTATGGCTCGGTTAGGTTTCTTAATGTCATCATTGGTGAAATTCGAGATACGTTATTTGGCCGAGTCACTGAACGTGCAATTCGGCGCCTTGGTTTAGCGGTATTTGAGCATCTGCATCGTCTTGACTTGGATTTCCATTTAGATAGGCGGACAGGTGGATTGTCTCGGGACATAGAGCGTGGCACCAGTGGTGTTAGCTTTTTGATGCGCTTTATGGTGTTCAATATTGTCCCGACCTTGCTAGAAATCAGTCTGGTCATCATTATCTTTTTTATTAACTATGGAATCGGTTTTGCGTTAATCACTTTGATTGCGGTCGTTGCGTATATTGGCTATTCAATAGTGGCGACTGAGTGGCGTACCGGTTTTGTTCGTGATGCTGCCAATGCAGATTCATTATCCAATACACGGGCAGTTGATAGTTTACTTAACTATGAAACGGTTAAGTATTTCAATAATGAGCGCTATGAATCACAGCGTTACGATGAAGCATTGGATCAATGGGAAGTCGCCAAACGTAAAAACAGGTTATCGCTATTTGCTTTAAACGCTGGCCAAGCACTGATAATTGCGGTCGCGATGACAGCCATGATGGGGCTTGCTGCCTATGAAGTGACTGAAGGCAATATGACATTAGGTGATTTCGTATTAATTAACGCATTTATGATGCAGCTGTTTATCCCACTTAATTTCTTAGGTTTTGTTTATCGAGAGATTCGAGGTGCACTAGCCAATATTGAGCGAATGTTTTCTTTGTTAGATAAAGTACCAGCCATCCAAGATATTCCGTCAGCGTCTAATGTGACGCCTACTCAAGGTGAACTAGCGTTTAATCATATTTGCTTTAACTATGATGAGCGGTCGATCCTAAAAGATGTCAGTTTTAGCATTCCAGCAGGTCAAAAAGTGGCAGTTGTAGGAGAAAGTGGCGCGGGTAAATCTACCCTGATAAAGCTGCTATTTCGGTTTTATGACGTTGATAGTGGCTTAATAACCATTGATGGGCATGATATTAAACAGTTAACTCAGCAGGCGCTGCGTCAATCAATCGCCATCGTGCCACAAGATACTGTGCTGTTTAATGACACCATCTATAACAATATTCTTTACGGCCAGCCAACAGCAACTGATGAAGCGCTCAAAGAGGCGGTACATTTGGCTAACCTGACTGATTTCATCGAGTCATTACCCCAAAAATGGCAAACTAAAGTTGGGGAGCGAGGCTTAAAGTTATCAGGTGGTGAGAAACAAAGAGTCTCCATTGCCCGAGCTATTCTAAAAGCAACCCCCATTTTAGTGTTTGATGAAGCAACGTCATCACTAGATAGTCAATCTGAACAAGCCATTTTATCTGCCCTAAAAGTGGCGGCAAAAGGGCACACCAGTTTGGTGGTCGCTCATAGGTTATCTACGATTGTTGATGCTGATAAAATCGTGGTGTTAAGTGAAGGTCGAATTGCAGAACAGGGGACGCATAAAGCATTATTATCGCAAAATGGTGTGTATGCAAAGTTATGGCGAATCCAAAATGAGCAAACTATCACACATTGA
- a CDS encoding FMN-binding glutamate synthase family protein, whose translation MQPHWFIVGLEIFTGLFLACIAILFISVIYMYIADKLQTKQAIRHNYPVIGRFRYLFEKQGEFFRQYFFAQDREELPFNRAERSWVYRAAKDVDRTISFGSTQVHDKTGTVMFLNAAFPKYDSDEHQDSIITVGEHCKTPYRTATVCHISAMSFGALSRPAVTALSHGAAQAGCWLNTGEGGLSEHHLKGNCDLVFQIGTAKYGVRDEQGKLDDDKLRNIAAHDNVKMFEIKLSQGAKPGKGGILPGVKVTEEIAAIRGIPVGQDSISPNGHAEFNSVVDIIDMICHVRDITGKPTGIKAVLGDEQWLIDLCEEIKHRGIESAPDFFTLDSAEGGTGAAPQALMDHVGLPIKESLPIVINLFKQKGLKQRIKVIASGKMILPSQVAWALATGADFIASARGNMFALGCIQALQCNKDTCPTGITTHNKHLQQGLDPHNKSARVANYNRSLHHDLKIIAHSCGVSEARQLTRHHARIVTESGISVSLDKFYQQY comes from the coding sequence ATGCAGCCACATTGGTTTATCGTCGGATTAGAGATATTTACAGGGTTATTTCTCGCCTGTATTGCCATTTTATTTATCTCAGTGATTTATATGTACATCGCAGATAAATTACAGACTAAACAAGCTATTCGTCACAATTACCCCGTAATAGGTCGATTTAGATATTTGTTTGAGAAACAAGGTGAGTTTTTTAGGCAATACTTTTTTGCTCAAGATAGAGAAGAGTTGCCCTTCAATCGTGCTGAGCGTAGCTGGGTATATCGCGCCGCAAAAGATGTCGATCGCACCATCTCATTTGGCTCAACCCAAGTGCACGACAAAACTGGCACGGTAATGTTTCTTAATGCCGCATTTCCTAAATATGATTCAGATGAACATCAAGACAGCATTATTACTGTAGGTGAGCACTGTAAAACCCCGTATAGGACAGCAACAGTTTGCCACATTTCAGCGATGAGCTTTGGTGCATTATCCCGCCCTGCCGTGACAGCATTATCCCATGGTGCAGCACAAGCTGGTTGCTGGCTTAATACTGGTGAAGGAGGCTTAAGCGAGCATCACCTAAAAGGCAACTGTGATTTAGTGTTTCAAATCGGTACTGCTAAATATGGCGTACGTGATGAGCAAGGAAAACTTGATGATGACAAGCTCCGTAACATTGCAGCCCATGACAACGTCAAAATGTTTGAGATTAAACTAAGCCAAGGTGCCAAACCTGGTAAAGGCGGCATTTTACCTGGCGTTAAAGTCACTGAAGAAATTGCAGCTATCAGAGGAATCCCGGTAGGGCAAGATTCCATTAGTCCTAATGGCCATGCTGAGTTTAATAGCGTCGTGGATATTATTGACATGATTTGCCATGTTCGTGACATCACAGGAAAGCCCACAGGCATAAAAGCTGTGCTTGGTGATGAACAGTGGTTAATCGACTTATGTGAAGAAATAAAACACCGAGGCATTGAGAGTGCACCAGACTTTTTTACCCTTGATAGCGCTGAAGGCGGAACAGGCGCCGCGCCTCAAGCATTAATGGATCATGTCGGCTTACCGATTAAAGAAAGCTTACCTATAGTCATCAATCTGTTTAAACAAAAAGGACTGAAACAACGAATCAAAGTGATTGCTAGCGGCAAAATGATATTGCCCTCTCAGGTTGCTTGGGCCTTGGCGACAGGTGCCGATTTTATTGCCTCTGCACGGGGAAATATGTTCGCACTAGGCTGTATACAAGCTTTACAGTGTAATAAAGATACTTGTCCAACCGGCATCACTACCCATAATAAGCATCTTCAACAAGGGTTAGATCCCCATAACAAATCTGCAAGGGTGGCGAATTATAATCGCTCTTTGCATCATGACTTGAAAATTATCGCCCATTCATGTGGAGTAAGTGAAGCAAGACAGTTAACACGGCACCACGCCAGAATTGTCACAGAGAGCGGTATATCGGTGTCATTGGACAAGTTTTATCAACAGTATTGA
- a CDS encoding DUF5610 domain-containing protein produces the protein MEIYNPTQLNAQAAKNQQPSNGAKDIPSNNDVSGSKASISEISRDLKNSSILAAQEQVSIQSGDKSMALLYRAAIDSINSELAPTLGENVIQKNAENEVDYSPEATAERIVSFATNFFSVHQQQNSGMEFNEQLDSFMDIISGAIDQGFSEATEILTGLNVFEGDIEAGVDKTYSLIQAGLETFKQDTAKQADVESEQLT, from the coding sequence ATGGAAATTTATAACCCAACGCAGCTAAATGCTCAGGCTGCTAAAAATCAACAGCCTAGTAATGGTGCTAAAGATATTCCCAGCAACAACGATGTCTCTGGGAGTAAAGCATCAATCAGCGAGATAAGTAGGGATTTAAAAAATAGCAGTATTTTGGCTGCGCAAGAACAAGTGAGTATTCAATCTGGCGATAAATCCATGGCACTTCTTTATCGAGCAGCTATTGATTCAATTAACAGTGAATTGGCTCCAACCTTAGGCGAAAATGTCATTCAAAAAAATGCTGAAAATGAAGTGGATTATTCGCCAGAAGCCACTGCAGAGCGTATAGTCAGTTTTGCGACTAACTTTTTTTCGGTGCACCAGCAGCAAAACAGTGGCATGGAGTTTAATGAGCAATTAGATAGCTTTATGGACATTATTTCTGGTGCAATTGATCAAGGTTTTAGTGAGGCCACTGAGATTTTAACTGGTCTGAATGTATTTGAAGGTGACATTGAAGCTGGCGTGGATAAAACCTATAGCTTGATACAAGCTGGGCTTGAAACCTTCAAGCAAGATACGGCAAAACAAGCGGACGTAGAAAGCGAGCAACTAACATAG
- a CDS encoding ferredoxin--NADP reductase, with translation MWTTGTVIERIEWNDKLFSLRIEADVEPFIAGQFIKLSQIRDEKRIARAYSLVNPPGKPYIEVLAVAVEDGQLSPDLQALKVGEQIEVSTKAAGFMTLEEIPTGAIQGPHLWFLATGTAVGPFISMMETDEPWQRFEKVVLVYGVRLIEDLAYLPQIKALQQKYPQQFIFIPSVTREHYSEGLSCRIPDGLQSGLIEQTAGIALSADNSQVLICGNPEMIVDAQSTLTEKGLVKSLRRAPGQITVEKYW, from the coding sequence ATGTGGACAACAGGTACTGTTATTGAACGTATTGAATGGAACGATAAATTGTTTTCGTTACGCATCGAAGCCGATGTTGAGCCATTTATAGCTGGGCAATTTATCAAGCTCAGCCAAATTCGGGATGAAAAACGTATCGCAAGAGCTTATTCACTGGTCAATCCGCCAGGAAAACCTTACATCGAAGTGCTTGCCGTCGCAGTTGAAGATGGTCAGTTATCGCCAGATTTACAAGCATTAAAAGTAGGAGAGCAAATCGAAGTCAGCACCAAAGCGGCAGGCTTTATGACGCTTGAAGAAATTCCCACAGGGGCAATACAAGGACCGCATCTTTGGTTTTTGGCAACAGGTACTGCAGTAGGGCCTTTCATTTCAATGATGGAAACTGATGAGCCATGGCAACGATTTGAAAAAGTGGTGCTGGTTTATGGCGTCCGGTTAATCGAAGATTTAGCTTATTTACCGCAAATTAAGGCGTTACAACAAAAGTACCCGCAACAATTTATTTTTATACCGTCAGTGACACGAGAGCATTATTCCGAGGGGTTGTCGTGTCGAATTCCCGATGGCCTACAAAGTGGGTTAATTGAACAAACAGCAGGCATCGCGCTTAGTGCCGATAACTCTCAAGTGTTAATTTGTGGTAATCCTGAAATGATTGTGGATGCGCAATCAACGTTAACTGAAAAAGGATTAGTTAAGAGCTTACGCCGAGCTCCTGGGCAAATTACGGTAGAGAAATACTGGTAA
- a CDS encoding Fe(3+) ABC transporter substrate-binding protein, producing MKSLKSFALLGLAAVSSMGSITAQAADDLTVYSYRQAFLVEPILEQFTKDTGIKVNVVFAKDGIAERIAREGRLSPADVVLTSDFSRLMELVEKDLVVDVKSDTLSSNIPEQYRSPDNDWYALTMRVRNVYSSKERVGKLDLNYEDLASEQYKGKICTRSFKHPYNIALVASMIAHHGEAETKAWLEGVKANLARKPQGNDRAQVKAVKEGLCDVAIGNSYYFGKMLTDPKQKSWADAVYINFPNQKNRGSHINVSGMALAKFAPNKDNAIKLMEFLSSDVAQKSYAEVNMEYPVKADVAPSEMVASWGSFKADDLPIYKLAENHQAAVKLLDEVKFDL from the coding sequence ATGAAATCGTTAAAGAGTTTTGCGCTGTTAGGTCTTGCAGCTGTATCTTCAATGGGTTCTATCACAGCACAAGCAGCAGATGATCTTACTGTATATTCTTATCGACAAGCGTTTCTTGTTGAGCCGATTTTAGAACAATTTACTAAAGATACTGGCATTAAGGTTAACGTCGTATTTGCTAAAGATGGCATTGCTGAGCGTATTGCCCGTGAAGGTCGTCTTTCTCCTGCTGATGTTGTTCTTACATCAGATTTTTCACGTTTAATGGAATTGGTTGAAAAAGATTTGGTTGTTGACGTTAAAAGCGATACGTTGAGCAGCAATATCCCTGAGCAATATCGTTCTCCAGACAATGACTGGTATGCGTTAACCATGCGTGTTCGTAATGTTTACTCTTCAAAAGAGCGTGTGGGTAAGCTGGATCTAAACTATGAAGATTTAGCATCAGAACAGTACAAAGGTAAGATTTGTACTCGTAGTTTCAAGCATCCTTATAATATTGCACTAGTCGCTTCAATGATTGCTCACCATGGTGAAGCTGAAACTAAGGCTTGGCTTGAAGGCGTAAAAGCTAATCTAGCACGTAAACCTCAAGGAAATGACCGCGCGCAAGTGAAAGCGGTTAAAGAAGGCTTATGTGATGTGGCCATTGGTAACAGTTATTACTTTGGTAAAATGTTGACAGATCCTAAGCAAAAGAGCTGGGCTGATGCGGTTTACATCAACTTCCCGAATCAAAAGAATCGCGGTTCACACATCAATGTTTCAGGTATGGCTCTCGCTAAGTTTGCACCGAACAAAGATAATGCTATAAAATTAATGGAATTTTTATCATCTGATGTTGCGCAAAAGTCTTATGCAGAAGTGAACATGGAATATCCAGTAAAAGCGGATGTTGCACCTTCTGAAATGGTTGCATCTTGGGGAAGTTTTAAAGCTGATGACCTTCCGATTTACAAGCTAGCAGAAAATCATCAAGCAGCAGTTAAACTACTTGATGAAGTTAAATTTGACCTATAA